The DNA sequence AACTCCTTTTTAAACCTTGTAGCCCTAGTGTCTCTTTTACTAGGATGTATTGGGGTGGCTAGCAGTGTGTTGATCTATGTGAAAACAAAAATTCCTTCTATTGCCGTGCTTAGGTGCTTAGGTATGAAGGGTAGCGATATTTTCTGGGTTTACTTACTCCAAATTCGTACCATCGGTGGGATAGGCGTCATCTTGGGGGTCATTCTGGGCACGGTGGTGCAACTGGCATTACCGCAATTGTTTCAGGATTTCCTCCCGTTGGAAGTGACCACCGAGATTTCCTGGAAAGCAATTGCAGAGGGAGCTGTGATAGGAATGGTCATTACCATGTTGTTTGCGCTGGTGCCACTTTTACCGATCCGGCGAATTAGTCCGCTTAGGATATTGCGAGCTTCCTTCGAAGACGATGTCCAGGCTCGTGACTGGGTACAATGGGGCGTTTTTGGAGCGATAGGACTATCGCTACTGGCGTTTCTTTGGTATTTGACGAGGGACTTTGTTAGCGGATTAATGTTTACCCTTGGACTAGCTTTTTCTTTCTTGCTGTTATTTGCAGTGGCACGTTTGATCATTTGGGGAGTAAAACGCTTTTTCCCCAGACAATGGAGTTTTGTCTTTAGGCAAGGCTTAGCCAACTTGTTTCGCCCTAATAACCAAACGGTTACCTTATTGGTGTCAATCGGATTGGGAACCGCTATTCTGACCACCTTGTTTATTGTACAAGGACTTCTACTTTCCAATGTACAGGAAATGGATGCGGGCAACCAGCCCAATGTGATACTTTACGGCATCGAAAAAGAACAAATGGCTGGTTTGGAGCAATTGACAGCTGAGTTTGAGATGCCTATTGTGCAGCAAGTTCCTATCGTCACCATGCGGATGACGGGTTGGCAGGGGAAAACCAAAGCCGAATGGCTGGAAGATACAACTCGGCAGGCAGAGCGGTGGGCTTTCAATCGAGAGATTCGCGTTACTTTCAGAGATACCTTGGACGGTTTTGAAGAAGTGTTAGACGGAATCTTCCCTCGCCCGCGAGCGAGCAGTGGAGACTCTATCTATGTCTCATTGGAAGAAGGCTTCGCGGAATCTATGCACGTAAAGGTCGGAGATGAGTTGAGCTTCAACGTTCAGGGAATGCCCTTGACCACTTACGTGGGAAGCATTCGCAAGGTTGATTTTACCAAAATGAGGACCCGCTTCTTTATTATTTTCCCAGAGAAAGTCTTGGAAAATGCGCCTCAATTCCAGGTTTTAGTGACCAAATCACCCAATCCTGAAACCACCTCAGCTTATCGAACAGCGGTGGTTAGAAAATTTGCCAATGTATCGGTAGTGGACCTTAGCTCTATTTTGGATGCACTGAGTGATATTCTCAAAAAAATCTCTTACGTCATTCAGTTCATGGCCATCTTTAGTATTCTCACCGGTTTTTTGGTATTAATCAGCTCTCTGCTCTTGAGCAAACTACAACGTATAAAGGAAAGTGTTCTGCTGCGTACCCTTGGTGCTAGTAGCAAGCAGCTCTTGAAAATAACAGCGACAGAATACGCACTTTTAGGCAGTCTGGCCGCAGCTACTGGCATTATCATTGCACTGGTAAGCAGTTGGTTACTGGCAACTTTCCAACTTGAGTTGACCTATTATGCACCCTGGTCTGCTATTGGCATAATATTCGTATTAGTGGTTGCTTTGATCGTCATTATTGGGCT is a window from the Lewinella sp. LCG006 genome containing:
- a CDS encoding ABC transporter permease, which translates into the protein MRDWSFIRRLAWRDSRKNRGRLVLFMSSIILGIAALVAINSFNYNLQRDIDEQAASLLGADLVVSGNRPVSEALDSILATLPGEEASKLELFSMAYFPQIEHSQFIRLQGLVGNFPFYGQLKTAPADARKQLTEGNYALVDRGFMEQFQVKTGDSIRLGSQDFLIAGELLNDFASANVAAGFAPPVYISQENMEATGLITAGSLVNYNYYYKLPKDYDIAQWVDSQEEEFRNESLRLQTVQGQKENLSDAFSGLNSFLNLVALVSLLLGCIGVASSVLIYVKTKIPSIAVLRCLGMKGSDIFWVYLLQIRTIGGIGVILGVILGTVVQLALPQLFQDFLPLEVTTEISWKAIAEGAVIGMVITMLFALVPLLPIRRISPLRILRASFEDDVQARDWVQWGVFGAIGLSLLAFLWYLTRDFVSGLMFTLGLAFSFLLLFAVARLIIWGVKRFFPRQWSFVFRQGLANLFRPNNQTVTLLVSIGLGTAILTTLFIVQGLLLSNVQEMDAGNQPNVILYGIEKEQMAGLEQLTAEFEMPIVQQVPIVTMRMTGWQGKTKAEWLEDTTRQAERWAFNREIRVTFRDTLDGFEEVLDGIFPRPRASSGDSIYVSLEEGFAESMHVKVGDELSFNVQGMPLTTYVGSIRKVDFTKMRTRFFIIFPEKVLENAPQFQVLVTKSPNPETTSAYRTAVVRKFANVSVVDLSSILDALSDILKKISYVIQFMAIFSILTGFLVLISSLLLSKLQRIKESVLLRTLGASSKQLLKITATEYALLGSLAAATGIIIALVSSWLLATFQLELTYYAPWSAIGIIFVLVVALIVIIGLLNNREVLRKSPLEVLRRES